One genomic region from Pigmentibacter ruber encodes:
- a CDS encoding MFS transporter, whose product MKSLFPIFLIRFFSSLGDQSLVYGIPILVYQKTGSISASGFAFAIEWIPRLVAMPFSGVATDFFGPKKMLILADFSRFFITMLVGLLLLLELSNTQIIIIFGILGGAIGFFHEMAFVSFETLAPKIISQNKLAQLQSYLQGIDLGTQILAPGFAAIVLAKMTAIPFLGILSFLFLFGLLGTVLSKLIGRNISEINNVPKVSKKKLFNDITSQFYLGIKFVLKSKELIYLCAIAISMNFSIGFLLSGSAGYLKEGLHSSAYMAGYLGTIAGCIGVLGFLLIPFFLKIFTLQKLGMFGVILFFIANISIVFSKNFILFAIFYAIIFLSDGFYSVYMRTLRAKIIPQHIFSSVIGILLCINFIFMPLSGVILGIFGNSIEHFKFVLLLASLLFGIISFLSFKFLNKNT is encoded by the coding sequence ATGAAAAGTCTTTTTCCAATTTTTCTTATAAGATTTTTTAGTTCTTTAGGAGATCAATCACTTGTATATGGTATTCCTATTTTAGTATATCAAAAAACAGGAAGTATTAGTGCTTCAGGATTTGCTTTTGCAATTGAGTGGATTCCGAGATTGGTTGCTATGCCTTTTAGTGGAGTAGCAACAGATTTTTTTGGTCCTAAAAAAATGCTTATCCTTGCAGATTTTTCAAGATTTTTTATAACCATGTTAGTTGGACTACTACTGCTTTTAGAATTGAGTAATACACAAATTATTATTATATTTGGCATTCTAGGTGGTGCAATTGGTTTTTTTCACGAAATGGCTTTTGTTTCCTTTGAAACACTGGCCCCAAAAATAATTTCGCAAAATAAATTAGCTCAATTACAAAGTTATTTACAAGGAATCGATCTTGGCACACAAATTTTAGCCCCTGGATTTGCAGCAATTGTTTTAGCTAAAATGACAGCAATCCCATTTTTAGGAATATTATCATTTCTGTTTCTTTTTGGTCTACTTGGAACAGTTTTAAGTAAATTGATAGGAAGAAATATTTCTGAGATAAATAATGTACCAAAGGTATCAAAGAAAAAACTTTTTAATGACATAACTAGTCAATTCTATCTTGGAATTAAATTTGTATTAAAATCTAAAGAATTAATTTATCTTTGCGCTATTGCTATTAGTATGAATTTTAGTATTGGATTTTTACTTTCAGGAAGTGCTGGATATTTAAAAGAAGGTCTTCATAGTAGTGCTTATATGGCAGGTTATTTAGGAACCATTGCTGGATGTATAGGAGTACTTGGATTTTTGCTTATACCGTTTTTTCTGAAAATATTTACATTGCAAAAATTAGGTATGTTCGGTGTAATTTTATTTTTTATAGCTAATATAAGTATTGTTTTTTCTAAAAATTTTATTTTATTTGCAATTTTTTATGCAATAATATTTTTATCCGACGGATTTTATAGTGTATATATGCGAACTTTGCGCGCAAAAATTATACCCCAACATATATTTTCAAGTGTTATAGGAATTTTATTGTGCATTAATTTTATTTTTATGCCATTATCAGGAGTTATTTTAGGAATATTTGGAAATTCTATTGAACATTTTAAATTTGTACTATTATTAGCAAGTTTGCTATTTGGGATAATTTCATTTTTATCATTTAAATTTTTAAATAAAAATACTTAA
- a CDS encoding peptide ABC transporter substrate-binding protein codes for MGLKFKVILKYFLLFYTFLFSSQLIAADLENNQKAAKVQKLNISNGTEIATLDPQKSEDAPTTNVVQDLFEGLIRNDINGVLQPAGATSWKISKDGLTYVFHLRKNAKWSNGDIITADDYVYGFQRLVDPKVASSYSFLIFPIKNSEAITQNKLSVDHLGVRAIDKETLEITLTSPVPYFLEILAMVNCSPAKKDVLNKQKDDFFQVGKIINNGPFLIKYWKVGDKITLVKNPNYWNAKKTILEEVNYFPTQSLNTVIQMYETGQIDFTNEIPTDLFEHLKKKLPQEVKINPYLAAYWLSFNLKKKPFKDNLKLRQALSMVVDRDVLTKQVTRRGEIPTYDIVALGTKNYSQQKYEWTNLPFKDRVTKAKKLYEEAGYGDKNPLKIKITYSTNENNKKLVLAVASMWKQHLNIDVTLENQEWKVFLDTRHKGEYEVAWDRWIADYNDANTFLDIVRSDSEMNSPKYSNKKFDQLLKLSAFETDLKKRRKLLEDASTIFMQDYAIVPLYSAVTTHLVKSYVGGYSGKNPQDFNPSFDLYIKEH; via the coding sequence ATGGGTCTGAAATTCAAAGTAATACTTAAATATTTCTTGTTATTTTACACTTTTCTGTTCTCATCACAATTAATAGCTGCTGATTTAGAAAATAATCAAAAAGCTGCTAAAGTACAAAAGCTAAATATTTCTAATGGAACAGAAATTGCCACTTTAGATCCACAAAAATCTGAAGATGCTCCAACTACAAACGTTGTTCAAGATCTTTTTGAAGGACTTATACGGAATGATATTAATGGAGTTTTGCAACCAGCAGGTGCAACCAGTTGGAAAATAAGTAAAGATGGTCTTACTTATGTTTTTCATCTTAGAAAAAATGCAAAGTGGTCAAATGGTGACATCATAACAGCAGATGATTATGTCTATGGATTTCAAAGATTAGTTGATCCGAAGGTAGCTTCTTCTTATTCTTTTTTAATATTTCCGATAAAAAACAGTGAAGCAATAACACAAAATAAGTTATCTGTGGATCATTTAGGTGTTCGTGCCATTGATAAAGAAACTTTGGAAATTACTCTTACAAGCCCAGTACCTTATTTTTTAGAAATTTTAGCAATGGTGAATTGTTCGCCAGCAAAAAAAGATGTTTTAAATAAACAGAAAGATGATTTTTTCCAAGTGGGAAAAATCATCAATAATGGTCCATTTTTAATAAAGTATTGGAAAGTCGGTGATAAAATAACTTTGGTAAAAAATCCAAATTACTGGAATGCCAAAAAAACGATTTTGGAAGAGGTTAATTATTTTCCTACCCAGAGTCTAAATACTGTGATTCAAATGTATGAAACTGGACAGATTGACTTTACTAATGAAATTCCAACTGATTTATTTGAACACTTAAAGAAAAAGTTGCCGCAAGAAGTAAAAATTAATCCATATCTTGCTGCTTATTGGTTGTCATTCAATCTGAAAAAAAAGCCATTTAAAGATAATTTAAAATTAAGACAAGCTCTTTCTATGGTAGTTGATAGAGATGTTTTAACAAAACAGGTTACAAGAAGAGGTGAAATACCAACTTACGATATTGTTGCTCTTGGAACTAAAAATTATTCGCAACAAAAATACGAATGGACGAACTTGCCATTTAAAGACAGGGTAACAAAAGCTAAAAAATTATATGAAGAAGCGGGATATGGTGATAAAAATCCCTTAAAAATAAAAATAACTTATAGTACAAATGAAAATAATAAAAAACTTGTACTCGCAGTGGCTTCAATGTGGAAACAACATTTAAACATTGATGTAACTTTGGAAAATCAAGAATGGAAAGTATTTTTGGATACAAGACATAAAGGTGAGTATGAAGTCGCTTGGGACAGATGGATTGCTGATTACAATGACGCAAATACATTTCTAGATATTGTTCGTTCAGATAGTGAAATGAATAGCCCAAAATATAGTAACAAAAAATTTGATCAACTTTTGAAATTATCAGCATTTGAAACGGATTTAAAGAAAAGAAGAAAGTTGCTAGAAGACGCTTCTACTATATTCATGCAAGATTATGCTATAGTACCTTTGTATTCAGCTGTAACTACGCATTTGGTGAAAAGTTATGTAGGCGGCTATTCTGGAAAAAATCCGCAAGATTTTAATCCTAGTTTTGATTTGTATATCAAGGAACATTAA